The proteins below are encoded in one region of Sulfitobacter sp. SK012:
- a CDS encoding arsenate reductase ArsC, giving the protein MNILVLCTGNSARSILLECLLARLGKGRIMSFSAGSQPAGQVNPHSLTLLERERYDVSGLRSKSWDEFAETGAPQMDAVITVCGSAAGETCPFWPGAPLRAHWGVEDPAAASKHEAPAAFDQAYAILSRRAESFLAAPVETMTATALQAHLNACGTQG; this is encoded by the coding sequence ATGAATATACTTGTCTTATGTACGGGCAACTCAGCCCGATCGATCCTTTTGGAATGTCTTTTGGCGCGTCTGGGCAAAGGGAGAATTATGTCTTTTTCCGCTGGCAGCCAACCTGCTGGTCAAGTCAATCCGCACTCACTCACCTTGCTTGAACGCGAGAGGTATGATGTCTCAGGGTTGCGGTCCAAAAGTTGGGATGAGTTCGCCGAGACAGGTGCACCACAAATGGATGCTGTGATTACTGTTTGTGGGTCGGCTGCCGGCGAAACCTGCCCATTCTGGCCGGGTGCTCCGCTGCGGGCGCATTGGGGTGTTGAAGACCCCGCCGCTGCGTCAAAACATGAAGCGCCCGCGGCCTTCGACCAAGCCTATGCCATCCTGTCACGTCGAGCTGAGTCTTTCCTTGCCGCACCAGTTGAGACGATGACGGCCACAGCCCTGCAAGCGCATCTAAACGCCTGTGGTACCCAAGGATGA
- a CDS encoding class I adenylate-forming enzyme family protein — MTSVFDHGGFKPCPAPFNMAAHVLAHANLTPDKLALQIVGPEGSHDWTYAALKSAVLGTATGLQTLGLEPGARVLLRLSNTVDFPLAYLGALAAGMVPVPTSASLTDREVAHILSTLRPDVVLHDPDVVCPLIPNAINLETLRAMQSLPAADWHMGDPNRLGYIIYTSGTSGTPRAVAHAHRAIWARQMMFEGWYGLREQDRVMHAGALNWTYTLGTGLMDPWTAGATALIPASGTAPAELPALMKRHGASIFAAAPGIYRQILRHHDKLDLPDLRHGLSAGEKLPSRVSRAWQTTTGSRILEAYGISECSTFISQAPDGSAQNDALGRPQNGRRIAIIGPDGPAPRNTEGTIAVRRDDPGLMLGYLDAPEATAAKFQGDWFMTGDQGAMDAHDQIIYLGRADDMMNAGGFRVSPIEVEQVLLEMPGITGAGCAQIEVSPDVHVIAAFYTGPAALDDAALHLYAGSKLARYKQPRLYVHLPALPMGANGKLQRRALAPLYEVRPK, encoded by the coding sequence ATGACTTCAGTCTTTGATCATGGTGGTTTCAAACCTTGCCCTGCGCCGTTCAACATGGCGGCGCATGTCTTGGCGCATGCGAATCTGACACCTGATAAATTGGCCTTACAGATTGTCGGCCCGGAAGGTTCGCATGATTGGACCTATGCGGCGCTAAAATCTGCTGTGCTTGGCACGGCCACCGGCTTGCAGACCCTCGGGCTTGAGCCTGGAGCACGAGTGTTGCTGCGCCTTAGCAATACGGTTGATTTCCCACTGGCGTATTTGGGCGCGCTTGCCGCTGGGATGGTGCCTGTGCCGACATCGGCGTCCTTAACCGACCGCGAAGTTGCGCATATCCTCAGCACGCTGCGACCCGATGTGGTGTTACATGATCCAGACGTCGTCTGCCCGTTGATCCCCAATGCGATCAACCTAGAAACGTTGCGCGCAATGCAAAGCCTGCCAGCCGCGGATTGGCACATGGGCGATCCAAATCGGCTGGGCTACATCATCTATACATCCGGGACCTCAGGCACGCCACGCGCTGTCGCCCATGCGCACCGTGCCATTTGGGCGCGTCAAATGATGTTTGAGGGTTGGTATGGACTGCGCGAGCAGGACCGCGTGATGCACGCAGGCGCGTTGAATTGGACCTACACCTTAGGCACAGGCCTGATGGACCCTTGGACCGCTGGGGCGACCGCGCTGATCCCTGCGTCTGGCACAGCACCTGCAGAGTTGCCCGCGCTGATGAAGCGCCACGGCGCCAGCATTTTTGCAGCTGCACCGGGTATCTACCGGCAAATCCTGCGTCATCACGACAAGCTAGATCTACCGGATCTGCGGCATGGATTAAGTGCAGGAGAAAAGCTGCCGTCCCGTGTGAGCCGCGCATGGCAGACTACGACGGGCTCGCGGATCCTTGAAGCTTACGGCATATCCGAATGCTCCACCTTCATCTCGCAAGCCCCTGATGGTTCTGCACAAAACGATGCTTTGGGGCGACCACAAAACGGGCGCCGCATCGCGATCATTGGGCCTGACGGGCCAGCGCCGCGCAATACCGAAGGCACCATTGCCGTGCGCCGCGACGATCCCGGTTTGATGTTGGGGTACTTGGATGCCCCCGAAGCTACGGCTGCAAAATTCCAAGGTGACTGGTTCATGACCGGGGATCAGGGCGCGATGGATGCGCACGACCAGATCATCTATTTGGGCCGCGCGGATGACATGATGAACGCAGGCGGCTTTCGGGTGTCGCCCATCGAGGTCGAACAAGTGCTGCTCGAAATGCCTGGGATTACGGGTGCAGGGTGCGCGCAGATTGAGGTCAGTCCGGACGTGCATGTGATCGCTGCATTCTACACTGGCCCTGCCGCACTGGACGATGCTGCATTGCACCTTTATGCCGGGTCCAAACTGGCGCGTTATAAACAGCCGCGCCTCTATGTTCATCTGCCAGCGCTGCCCATGGGCGCAAATGGCAAATTGCAGCGCCGCGCGTTGGCACCGCTTTATGAGGTAAGACCGAAATGA
- a CDS encoding 3-hydroxybutyrate dehydrogenase has product MDLSGKTAIITGSNSGIGLGIAREMAKAGADVVLNSFCDRKEDHALAEEIADLTGVKARYIKADMSKGDECRQLITDAGRCDILINNAGIQHVAPIPEFPTAKWDAIIAINLSSAFHTTAAALPMMRAAGWGRVINISSAHGLTASPYKAAYIAAKHGIIGLTKTTALETAQEPITSNAICPGYVLTPLVESQIPDTMKEYDMSREDVIKNVMLKRQPSKEFATVEQMGGTATFLCSSAADQITGTAISVDGGWTAL; this is encoded by the coding sequence ATCGACCTTTCAGGTAAGACGGCCATCATCACGGGCTCAAACTCTGGCATTGGCCTCGGCATCGCGCGAGAAATGGCCAAGGCAGGTGCGGATGTTGTACTGAATTCCTTTTGCGACCGCAAAGAAGACCACGCTTTGGCCGAAGAAATTGCCGATCTGACAGGTGTCAAAGCGCGCTATATCAAAGCTGACATGTCCAAGGGCGACGAATGCCGCCAGTTGATCACGGATGCAGGGCGCTGCGACATCTTGATCAACAACGCCGGCATCCAGCATGTCGCCCCGATCCCGGAATTTCCGACCGCAAAGTGGGACGCGATCATTGCGATCAATCTAAGCTCAGCGTTTCATACCACGGCCGCCGCATTGCCGATGATGCGTGCAGCGGGCTGGGGCCGGGTGATTAACATTTCATCTGCCCATGGCCTAACGGCGTCGCCCTACAAAGCGGCCTATATTGCTGCAAAACACGGGATCATTGGCCTGACCAAAACGACAGCGCTGGAAACAGCCCAAGAGCCGATCACATCAAACGCGATCTGCCCTGGTTATGTGCTGACCCCATTGGTCGAAAGCCAGATCCCCGACACGATGAAAGAATATGACATGAGCCGCGAGGACGTGATCAAGAACGTCATGCTCAAACGCCAGCCGTCCAAAGAGTTCGCCACCGTTGAGCAGATGGGCGGCACAGCGACGTTCCTGTGCTCATCTGCGGCAGATCAGATCACCGGCACCGCAATCAGCGTGGATGGCGGTTGGACTGCGCTTTGA
- a CDS encoding adenylyltransferase/cytidyltransferase family protein: MLKRPPQRTILTYGTFDLFHHGHARLLSRLTALGNEVIVGCSTDAFNAAKGKQSTLPYAQRRAILESCRYVTHVIAEEDWDQKRTDIVNYNASVFAMGDDWEGRFDDLSDLAEVIYLPRTKDISSSLLRTRLTLEDIRVAG; this comes from the coding sequence ATGTTAAAACGGCCTCCACAGCGAACCATCCTGACCTATGGCACGTTTGACCTTTTTCACCACGGTCATGCACGATTGCTGTCAAGGCTGACTGCATTGGGCAATGAAGTGATCGTAGGCTGTTCCACGGACGCGTTTAATGCCGCGAAAGGCAAGCAAAGCACCCTGCCCTATGCGCAACGGCGCGCCATCCTGGAAAGTTGCCGCTATGTAACGCACGTTATTGCGGAAGAAGACTGGGATCAAAAAAGAACTGATATTGTGAACTACAATGCCTCAGTGTTTGCGATGGGCGATGATTGGGAAGGCCGATTTGACGATCTAAGCGACCTCGCAGAGGTCATATATCTGCCACGGACCAAGGACATTTCCAGCAGCCTATTGCGGACTCGATTGACCTTGGAAGACATACGCGTCGCAGGTTAA
- a CDS encoding helix-turn-helix domain-containing protein → MTKSDAKSMIQIAREDGEAAHVPPVDLGVRVRELRKARGWTLEQAAGQAGLARSTLSKIENGQMSPTYDALKKLAVGLEISVPQLFTAPSAGQINGRLAVTRQNEGTAKATATYEHTLLADTLRKKQMLPYHARVRARQMEEFDGWVRHDGEEFLYVLTGVIQLFSEFYEPIEMRRGDSAYYDAAMGHNVVSVSDEDATILWVTSLV, encoded by the coding sequence ATGACGAAATCTGATGCCAAGTCCATGATCCAGATCGCGCGCGAAGATGGTGAGGCCGCGCATGTGCCGCCTGTCGATCTGGGCGTGCGGGTGCGCGAATTGCGCAAGGCACGCGGTTGGACATTGGAGCAGGCAGCCGGGCAGGCGGGGCTTGCCCGCTCGACATTGTCAAAGATCGAAAATGGTCAAATGTCGCCAACCTATGATGCGCTAAAAAAGCTGGCCGTGGGGCTTGAGATTTCTGTGCCGCAGCTGTTTACCGCGCCGTCCGCCGGGCAGATCAATGGGCGCCTAGCCGTAACGCGCCAAAACGAAGGCACCGCCAAAGCAACGGCGACCTATGAGCATACATTACTGGCCGACACGCTGCGCAAAAAGCAGATGTTGCCATACCATGCGCGCGTTCGGGCCCGTCAGATGGAAGAATTTGACGGTTGGGTCCGCCATGATGGCGAAGAGTTTCTGTATGTGCTGACCGGCGTCATTCAGCTGTTTAGCGAATTTTACGAACCAATCGAGATGCGACGCGGCGACAGCGCGTATTACGACGCTGCGATGGGCCATAACGTGGTGTCTGTCAGCGACGAAGATGCGACGATCTTATGGGTCACGTCACTCGTCTAA
- a CDS encoding multidrug effflux MFS transporter — protein MGRAEFVALIAMIFATIAFSIDAMLPAMPEIAAELTPDLPHRAPLVLSAFLIGMGIGTFFTGPLSDAFGRKKVIYGGAALYIVAAGLAWYAQSLEMMLIARVFQGLGASGPRVVALAVIRDLYSGRQMAQISSIVMVIFTLVPAVAPALGALIISTAGWRAIFLAFIVFAAIYLIWMAIRLPETLAVERRRPLRARLMLQAVREIFAHRVVRLSILVQSLAMAMLFITLMMVQQIYAEVYDRAASFPYWFGVVAAISATASVLNALLVVRYGMQRLITIAFGLQILLSLVFVYFDLGERMYGFAFFVGWQTYLFFQAGLTLGNLNALAMEPMGHIAGTAASVISAVATVIAALISIPIGTLFDGTAHPLTIAVLVLATLAFGLMMYLGRVVRSAASTSATPAPAP, from the coding sequence ATGGGGCGCGCCGAGTTCGTAGCGTTGATTGCGATGATTTTCGCAACGATTGCTTTCTCCATCGACGCCATGTTGCCTGCCATGCCCGAAATTGCAGCAGAGCTCACACCTGACCTGCCACATCGTGCGCCTTTGGTTCTCAGCGCCTTTTTGATTGGCATGGGCATTGGTACCTTCTTTACTGGCCCTCTGTCGGATGCCTTTGGGCGCAAGAAAGTCATATATGGGGGTGCGGCTCTCTATATCGTTGCGGCTGGGCTTGCTTGGTATGCTCAATCGCTTGAAATGATGCTGATTGCCCGCGTGTTCCAAGGTTTGGGCGCTTCGGGCCCGCGTGTGGTCGCCCTTGCAGTCATCCGCGATCTCTATTCGGGCCGCCAAATGGCGCAGATATCTTCAATCGTGATGGTGATTTTTACTCTTGTACCAGCCGTAGCGCCTGCCTTGGGTGCCCTAATCATCAGCACCGCTGGTTGGCGTGCAATCTTTCTGGCGTTCATTGTGTTTGCCGCAATCTACTTGATTTGGATGGCTATTCGGCTGCCCGAAACCCTTGCGGTTGAGCGTCGCCGTCCGTTGCGTGCAAGGTTGATGCTCCAGGCCGTGCGAGAAATATTCGCCCACCGTGTCGTCCGCCTGTCGATCCTTGTTCAGTCGCTGGCCATGGCCATGCTGTTTATTACCTTGATGATGGTTCAACAGATCTATGCCGAAGTCTATGACAGGGCCGCATCGTTTCCCTATTGGTTCGGCGTTGTCGCCGCGATTTCCGCAACTGCGAGCGTGCTCAACGCGCTTCTGGTTGTGCGCTACGGAATGCAGCGGCTGATCACGATCGCCTTTGGCCTGCAGATCCTTTTGTCGCTTGTTTTTGTCTACTTTGACCTTGGCGAAAGGATGTATGGCTTTGCATTCTTTGTTGGCTGGCAGACCTATTTGTTCTTCCAAGCGGGCCTGACGTTGGGCAACCTGAACGCCTTGGCGATGGAGCCGATGGGCCATATCGCGGGCACTGCCGCGAGTGTAATCAGCGCTGTTGCAACGGTCATAGCGGCGCTAATTTCAATCCCTATTGGGACGTTGTTTGACGGTACCGCACATCCACTAACAATCGCTGTTTTGGTTCTTGCGACACTGGCTTTTGGATTGATGATGTATCTAGGTCGGGTGGTGCGCAGCGCGGCATCAACATCAGCAACCCCCGCACCGGCCCCCTAA
- a CDS encoding DsbA family oxidoreductase produces MTDETTKLDIMSDPICPWCYIGKTHLDKALKTNGNHPFTIEWHPFQLNPDMPKEGMDRRAYLEGKFGGKEAAVRAYAPVVEHSQAAGLKINFEGMKRTPNTINAHRLIHWAGIEGHQNAVVDALFVAYFVDARDIGQIEVLADIADACGMDASVVARLMASDADVQDIRDRDAHSRKMGINSVPTFIVAGRHAVPGAQQPELWAKVIAEMT; encoded by the coding sequence ATGACCGATGAAACCACGAAGCTTGATATCATGTCCGACCCCATTTGCCCGTGGTGCTACATCGGCAAAACGCATCTGGACAAGGCGTTAAAAACGAACGGAAATCACCCCTTTACCATCGAATGGCACCCGTTCCAGCTTAACCCGGATATGCCAAAAGAAGGCATGGATCGCCGCGCCTATCTGGAAGGCAAGTTTGGTGGCAAAGAAGCCGCCGTGCGCGCCTATGCACCAGTGGTTGAGCATTCTCAGGCGGCGGGCCTCAAGATCAACTTTGAGGGGATGAAACGAACGCCCAACACCATCAACGCCCACCGCCTGATCCATTGGGCTGGCATCGAAGGGCACCAGAACGCCGTCGTTGATGCCCTGTTCGTCGCCTATTTCGTTGACGCCCGCGACATCGGTCAGATTGAGGTTTTGGCTGATATCGCGGATGCTTGCGGCATGGACGCGTCGGTTGTCGCCCGGCTCATGGCCTCAGATGCAGATGTGCAAGACATCCGCGATCGCGACGCGCATAGCCGAAAGATGGGCATCAATTCAGTACCAACCTTTATTGTCGCCGGGCGTCACGCTGTTCCGGGCGCACAACAGCCAGAGCTTTGGGCCAAAGTCATCGCCGAGATGACCTAA
- a CDS encoding extracellular solute-binding protein, which produces MSADSFQITRGFMAFSSLILFGAAVHAEPAHGISMYGAPALPPDFVSLPYANPNAPKGGSITLGNTGGFDSLNPYIAKGTSPWQLPFFTHESLMGRSWNEPFALYGLLAESVETDEDRTWVEFTLRAEAKFSDGTPVTVDDVMFSYELLGSQGHPRYYGLVSQIEKIEQTGDRSVKFTFNTDNRELALLAGMRPILSRAQWEGQDFQNAPISEIPLGSGPYVISGFEGGRFVQLSRNPDYWGVDVPFRRGTHNIDNIKIDFYGDASVLFEAFKAGEISAVREFNAETWENQYGFPAALRGDVVKTTIPHQKPSGMTGFVMNTRRAPFDDWRVRDAMIDAFNFEYINDTLTGGAQPRITSYFSNSILSMQHGPAEGRVAEFLTPYIDTLPVGAMDGYSLPVANGSARNRAGIASAISKLETAGYSAADGTMRRGDGSPLTFDILLAKGSTENVAIAELYVQALTRLGIKVMVETVDDAQFVGRTNEFDFDMTIFRRSLSLSPGNEQKFYWGTESADQPGSRNLMGVRSPAIDGMIDAMLGARDSADFVAAARALDRLLTAGRYVVPFWSYSEGRIAHVSQMQHPDVIPIYGDGPDWMPGMWWWEDK; this is translated from the coding sequence ATGAGCGCGGATAGTTTCCAAATCACACGGGGGTTTATGGCCTTCTCTTCACTGATTCTGTTCGGTGCAGCAGTGCATGCAGAGCCAGCACATGGGATATCTATGTACGGAGCCCCGGCCCTCCCACCTGATTTTGTGTCTTTGCCTTATGCGAACCCCAATGCGCCCAAGGGCGGATCGATAACGTTGGGAAACACCGGCGGCTTTGACAGCCTGAACCCTTACATCGCCAAAGGCACGTCGCCGTGGCAGCTGCCGTTCTTCACGCACGAATCCCTAATGGGGCGATCGTGGAATGAACCTTTCGCGCTATACGGGTTATTGGCCGAATCGGTTGAAACAGATGAGGACCGCACTTGGGTCGAATTCACGCTACGCGCAGAGGCAAAGTTCTCGGATGGGACGCCAGTTACTGTCGATGACGTAATGTTTAGCTACGAGCTTTTGGGCAGCCAAGGACATCCTCGCTACTATGGGTTGGTCTCGCAGATCGAAAAGATCGAGCAAACTGGCGACCGGTCGGTGAAATTTACCTTCAACACCGACAATCGAGAATTGGCTCTTTTGGCAGGAATGCGTCCGATACTAAGTCGTGCCCAATGGGAAGGTCAGGATTTTCAGAACGCGCCGATCTCTGAGATCCCGCTTGGCTCTGGCCCATATGTGATCAGTGGATTTGAGGGCGGCCGCTTTGTGCAGTTGTCCCGCAATCCTGACTATTGGGGCGTTGATGTGCCATTCCGCCGCGGCACCCACAACATCGACAACATCAAAATCGATTTCTACGGCGATGCATCGGTTTTGTTTGAAGCCTTCAAGGCTGGTGAAATCTCGGCCGTACGCGAATTCAATGCGGAGACTTGGGAAAATCAGTACGGCTTTCCGGCAGCATTGCGCGGCGACGTGGTCAAAACGACGATCCCGCATCAAAAGCCATCAGGCATGACCGGTTTTGTGATGAACACACGCCGCGCGCCTTTTGATGATTGGCGCGTGCGCGACGCAATGATCGATGCGTTTAATTTTGAGTATATCAATGACACGCTGACGGGCGGTGCACAGCCGCGCATCACCTCGTATTTCTCAAACTCGATCCTATCGATGCAGCATGGCCCGGCCGAAGGGCGCGTTGCCGAGTTCTTAACCCCCTACATCGACACGTTGCCCGTCGGTGCGATGGATGGGTACAGTTTGCCAGTTGCCAATGGATCTGCCCGCAACCGCGCTGGCATCGCGTCGGCCATCTCCAAGCTTGAAACGGCCGGATACTCCGCCGCAGATGGTACCATGCGGCGCGGAGACGGGTCGCCCCTGACCTTTGATATCCTGTTGGCCAAGGGCAGCACTGAGAATGTCGCGATCGCTGAGCTTTATGTTCAGGCCCTGACCCGGTTAGGCATCAAGGTTATGGTTGAAACCGTCGATGACGCTCAATTTGTCGGGCGCACAAACGAGTTTGATTTCGACATGACGATATTTAGACGTTCCCTGTCGCTCAGCCCGGGCAATGAGCAAAAGTTCTATTGGGGTACGGAATCAGCAGATCAGCCGGGATCGCGCAACCTGATGGGCGTCAGATCCCCAGCAATTGACGGAATGATCGACGCAATGCTTGGTGCACGCGACAGTGCGGACTTTGTCGCAGCAGCCCGTGCGTTGGACCGGTTGCTGACAGCGGGTCGTTACGTCGTGCCGTTTTGGTCCTACAGCGAAGGTCGTATCGCTCATGTGTCACAGATGCAGCACCCGGACGTCATTCCGATATACGGTGATGGTCCTGACTGGATGCCCGGCATGTGGTGGTGGGAAGATAAATAA
- a CDS encoding aquaporin, with product MKRRLAAEALGTALLLISVIGSGIMGENLASGNVAIMLLANAIATGCMLYVIITVLGPISGANFNPAVSIAFALSGALPWRDLPGYIIAQISGAIAGVWIAHFMFDQPIVQISQTMHRTGGAQWGSELIATLGLLLVIFGGLKARAEAVPTLVALYITGAYWFTASTSFANPAVTIARGFSDSFAGINPSHIPAFIAAQLVAVGIAHFALKALLDE from the coding sequence ATGAAGCGCCGGCTCGCCGCTGAAGCCCTTGGCACGGCGCTGCTGCTGATCTCTGTCATCGGCTCAGGGATTATGGGAGAGAACCTCGCATCAGGAAATGTCGCGATCATGCTCCTGGCGAATGCAATCGCTACGGGCTGCATGCTTTACGTAATTATCACGGTCCTGGGTCCGATTTCAGGCGCAAATTTCAATCCAGCTGTCAGCATCGCATTTGCTTTAAGCGGCGCGTTACCGTGGCGCGATCTACCTGGGTACATCATCGCTCAGATATCCGGGGCCATAGCCGGTGTCTGGATCGCGCATTTTATGTTTGACCAACCGATTGTGCAAATCTCGCAGACGATGCACCGCACGGGTGGCGCACAATGGGGATCAGAGCTGATTGCGACGCTGGGCCTACTTTTGGTCATTTTTGGAGGCCTTAAAGCGCGCGCCGAGGCGGTTCCGACGTTGGTCGCTCTTTATATTACAGGCGCTTATTGGTTCACGGCGTCGACCAGCTTTGCCAATCCGGCGGTGACAATCGCGCGTGGTTTCTCGGATAGTTTTGCAGGTATCAACCCAAGCCATATTCCGGCGTTTATCGCAGCGCAGCTGGTCGCAGTAGGCATCGCGCATTTCGCGCTCAAGGCGCTCTTAGACGAGTGA